A stretch of Gambusia affinis linkage group LG10, SWU_Gaff_1.0, whole genome shotgun sequence DNA encodes these proteins:
- the cbarpb gene encoding voltage-dependent calcium channel beta subunit-associated regulatory protein: MSNESAVWNILPENSTEIPLEPEEQPDGYVLLLVILSVFLVGTLVSISVFLVVCRRCCRGGRFCDRANDDPEKTAPYMEESQPTHEITIGVDESDCLSMASSHNQETERFLSTGPTGRRVSFNEAALFDHGKKPQEKGRRYTLTEGDFHHLKNARLTNLNIPSPALKIVTIHECDSAENTITSMTRPVAKSALSIFQPMLCPLPQTPLINLSVNPSCALPGDALNSVVDSFCEISAALGSTKPTFSSIEMMRARPRDRGSNVSVGEAAPMMENNGAGPTGGIAGSPRPVLQFLTKLRRHASLEGASPYFKIKKWKLDSSQRASSLDTRGSPKRRQFQRQRAASESMDQEDNDTHHIDLIQYIARTQDVPYYQSQPTTRLLSPPSTPPPSLGRVEVEVVVEPSCSHGGPGVIGLSPDPQEETLSVVRTEGGYSSDSFQPQDSQSLYRDIWTLRASLEQYAASDQSSNNDRNSVCSDADSVCSLSVRTDAERGGLPSYPSQDLGDEAEGGEGDKDFFAYADEKLGVQESIKRKHGSTESERGGSDGESGTRKLLQMDSGYASIEAPSRGPEDLRLFSSSSITDSPKDRTANEKRHHFTNAGRTGTIGESFESYLFEEEPEHELLLGASGGVPMEIGASTSSWLPYGQMLNPREGVQPPAQLITLHRRDYSIDEKTDALFHEFLRHDPQFDLEESPRKHRSRVHLRKQWQRHKQWSDPGVRHFQSSFERHRIPLRRGESVNYPLDTSYHSTLPRIVSAPDEETSDGTGSTPDTPKVEPTSTESELRIKKPTVTDSEERTSSSLPPVQPSLFEKDGGLVEQLDTQEDSKPCGHLPEPPDERSPPHPPNSSGYGPQTITAEITDKLTSNLDERLYTSLRRTKDTPTECVTVTVAHASPDHSPV, from the exons GGCCAATGATGACCCAGAGAAAACTGCCCCTTATATGGAGGAGTCTCAGCCCACCCATG AAATCACTATTGGGGTGGATGAGTCAGACTGCCTGTCCATGGCCAGCTCTCACAACCAAGAGACAGAGCGCTTCCTGTCCACCGGCCCCACAGGCCGCCGTGTCTCCTTCAATGAAGCTGCTCTCTTTGATCATGGCAAGAAACCCCAGGAGAAGGGCCGCAG GTACACTCTGACCGAAGGCGACTTCCACCACCTGAAGAACGCGCGGCTTACAAACCTCAACATCCCCTCGCCGGCACTCAAAATTGTCACCATTCACGAGTGTGACTCGGCTGAAAACACCATCACATCGATGACCCGCCCCGTGGCTAAATCAGCTCTTTCCATATTCCAG CCAATGCTTTGCCCCCTGCCACAAACACCGCTGATCAATTTAAGTGTGAATCCCAGCTGTGCCCTCCCCGGGGATGCTCTCAATTCTGTGGTTGACAGCTTTTGtgagatctctgcagctctcgGCTCAACGAAGCCGACCTTCAGCTCT ATTGAGATGATGCGAGCGAGGCCCCGGGACAGGGGCAGCAATGTCAGCGTAGGAGAGGCAGCGCCGATGATGGAAAACAATGGTGCGGGCCCCACCGGTGGCATTGCGGGAAGTCCGAGGCCCGTCTTGCAGTTTCTCACCAAACTTCGGCGCCATGCTAGTCTGGAGGGGGCCAGCccctacttcaaaataaaaaagtggaaGCTGGACAGCAGCCAGAGAGCATCCAGCCTGGACACAAGAG GCTCTCCCAAGCGGAGGCAGTTCCAACGCCAGCGAGCCGCCAGCGAGAGCATGGACCAGGAGGACAATGATACTCACCACATAGACCTCATCCAGTACATTGCCCGCACCCAGGATGTCCCCTACTATCAGAGCCAGCCCACCACACGCCTCCTGTCACCCCCATCCACACCACCCCCTTCCCTCGGCAG GGTAGAGGTAGAGGTGGTGGTGGAGCCCAGCTGCAGCCATGGCGGACCAGGGGTGATTGGCTTGTCCCCTGATCCCCAAGAAGAGACCCTTTCTGTGGTGAGGACGGAAGGCGGCTACTCCTCAGACTCCTTCCAACCCCAGGATTCACAGTCACTTTACCGAGACATCTGGACACTACGTGCATCACTAGAACAGTACGCTGCCTCTGACCAGAGCAGCAACAACGACAGGAACTCGGTTTGCAGCGATGCTGACAGTGTTTGTTCGCTGAGTGTACGAACAGATGCTGAAAGAGGAGGGCTTCCCAGTTACCCGTCCCAGGACCTAGGTGATGAGGCAGAGGGTGGAGAGGGAGACAAGGACTTCTTTGCATATGCAGATGAGAAGTTGGGTGTGCAAGAGtcaataaagagaaaacatggtAGCACAGAATCAGAGCGTGGGGGTAGTGATGGAGAGTCAGGGACTCGTAAACTGTTACAGATGGACAGCGGGTATGCGTCAATAGAGGCTCCATCGCGAGGTCCAGAGGACCTGAGGCtatttagcagcagcagcatcactgACAGCCCTAAAGACAGAACTGCCAACGAGAAAAGGCATCATTTCACCAATGCGGGGCGAACAGGCACTATCGGTGAGAGTTTTGAGTCTTATCTCTTCGAAGAGGAACCTGAACATGAGTTGCTGCTGGGTGCCAGTGGAGGAGTTCCCATGGAAATAGGTGCTAGTACTTCAAGCTGGCTGCCATATGGTCAGATGCTCAACCCTCGAGAGGGTGTGCAACCTCCAGCTCAACTAATAACCCTTCATCGGCGCGACTACAGCATAGATGAGAAAACAGATGCGCTCTTCCATGAGTTCCTCCGCCACGATCCTCAGTTTGACCTGGAGGAGTCGCCAAGAAAACACCGATCCCGTGTTCACCTTCGTAAGCAGTGGCAACGCCACAAACAGTGGAGTGACCCCGGAGTAAGACACTTCCAGTCCTCCTTTGAAAGACACCGTATCCCACTGCGGAGGGGAGAAAGTGTAAACTACCCCTTGGACACAAGCTACCACAGTACACTGCCCCGCATCGTCAGCGCACCTGACGAGGAGACCAGCGATGGAACTGGCAGCACTCCTGACACCCCAAAGGTTGAGCCAACGTCTACCGAGTCTGAATTGAGGATCAAGAAACCTACGGTCACAGATTCAGAGGAACGcacatcttcctctcttccaCCAGTTCAGCCctcattatttgaaaaagatGGAGGGCTGGTTGAGCAACTTGACACTCAGGAGGATAGCAAACCATGCGGGCACCTTCCTGAACCCCCAGACGAGCGTTCACCTCCTCACCCACCTAACTCCTCGGGTTACGGCCCTCAAACTATCACAGCAGAAATCACGGACAAGCTGACTTCTAACCTGGATGAGAGGCTGTACACGTCCCTTCGCCGGACCAAGGACACACCCACCGAGTGTGTAACCGTAACAGTCGCACATGCCTCCCCCGACCACAGCCCAGTGTAG